One Punica granatum isolate Tunisia-2019 chromosome 3, ASM765513v2, whole genome shotgun sequence genomic window carries:
- the LOC116198781 gene encoding G2/mitotic-specific cyclin-2-like, with protein MASSGENNPINPVVRPAAKVVPTRQTRRALSVINQNLVGARAFPHVITKGGLQGKEAVSGKTQQPAPAAHRPITRKFAVQLANSQQVCPEKETEKAKPSILDLNNDFGDCIFIDTDESTENSEPVPMSFELPEQGKPEEAGDYMDEVEMEDIEEEEEEPIMDIDGRDKKNPLAVVDYVEDLYAYYRKMENCSCVSPDYMSKQFDINEKMRAILIDWLIEVHDKFDLMQETLFLTVNIIDRFLARQTVVRKKLQLVGLVAMLLACKYEEVSVPMVGDLILISDKAYTRDDILEMESLVLNSLQFNMSLPTPYVFMQRFLKAAESDKKLDRLAYYLMELSLVEYEMLKFPPSLLAAAAIFTAHCTLYGFKQWTRTCEWHSQYSQHHLLECSRLIVGFHERARTGKLTGVYRKYFTPKFGYTSKCEPAVFLISDTEQQQQQ; from the exons ATGGCTTCTTCTGGCGAGAACAACCCCATTAACCCCGTCGTCAGGCCCGCCGCAAAAGTTGTCCCCACGAGGCAGACCAGGAGGGCGCTCAGTGTCATCAACCAGAACCTGGTCGGGGCTCGAGCTTTCCCCCATGTCATCACCAAGGGAGGCCTCCAGGG GAAGGAAGCGGTCTCCGGCAAGACACAGCAGCCTGCTCCGGCAGCTCACAGACCGATCACGAG GAAATTCGCGGTGCAATTGGCGAACTCGCAGCAAGTGTGCCCCGAG AAGGAAACTGAGAAGGCAAAGCCGTCAATACTGGACTTGAACAACGACTTTGGGGATTGCATATTCATAGACACAGATGAATCGACGGAAAACAGCGAGCCAGTCCCAATGTCCTTCGAACTTCCTGAACAGGGGAAGCCAGAAGAAGCTGGTGATTACATG GATGAAGTGGAAATGGAAGACatagaggaggaggaggaggagccaATTATGGACATTGATGGAAGGGACAAGAAGAACCCACTTGCAGTTGTTGATTATGTTGAAGACCTGTATGCTTACTACAGGAAGATGGAG AACTGTAGCTGTGTCTCCCCGGACTATATGTCAAAGCAATTTGACATCAATGAGAAGATGAGGGCAATACTCATCGACTGGCTCATCGAG GTCCACGACAAGTTCGATCTGATGCAAGAGACGCTGTTCCTGACTGTCAACATCATAGACAGATTCTTGGCGCGGCAAACTGTTGTTAGGAAGAAACTCCAGCTGGTCGGGCTGGTTGCAATGCTGTTGGCCTGCAAATACGAGGAAGTGTCTGTTCCCATGGTCGGGGACTTGATCCTCATCTCGGACAAGGCTTATACCCGAGACGATATTCTCGAAATG GAAAGCTTGGTGCTTAACTCGTTGCAGTTCAACATGTCGCTGCCAACTCCATACGTCTTCATGCAAAGGTTCCTCAAGGCTGCTGAATCTGACAAAAAG CTCGACCGGCTAGCTTACTACCTAATGGAGCTGTCGCTCGTGGAGTATGAGATGCTCAAGTTTCCGCCATCCCTCTTGGCCGCTGCAGCAATCTTCACCGCCCACTGCACTCTCTACGGCTTCAAGCAGTGGACTCGAACCTGCGAGTGGCACTCCCAGTACTCTCAGCACCATCTCCT TGAATGTTCGAGGCTGATTGTCGGGTTCCATGAGAGGGCAAGGACAGGGAAACTGACTGGGGTTTACAGAAAGTACTTTACGCCGAAGTTTGGTTACACATCGAAATGTGAACCTGCAGTCTTCCTAATATCAGACACTGAACAGCAACAGCAACAATAA
- the LOC116200307 gene encoding uncharacterized protein LOC116200307, translating to MTHKQQGHTGPSAGGDDQGGEEGSPPCQASPRKDQASSDQGADDVPVPQPLLDTGESVGQQAQEIGGEGPSTGRGKKRGRLPKGKEVASEAAALMEAERPKKKVEFDAPEVPRPCSVCGKQFTSYKALFGHMRSHPDRLWRGAFPPPSASPPSSPGQDIVQQGEQLASSLLSIGQRMLEATNEASDETATTLCDQSTRGANPRGLDIDLNMPLDPIPSEPSSPVKEAGGNKEIDLNKEASDDSEGNNQ from the coding sequence ATGACTCATAAGCAGCAGGGCCACACTGGGCCCAGCGCGGGTGGTGATGACCAGGGTGGCGAGGAAGGATCCCCACCATGCCAGGCTTCCCCCCGAAAGGACCAGGCCTCCAGTGATCAGGGTGCTGATGATGTCCCCGTCCCTCAACCTCTTCTCGATACTGGCGAGAGTGTGGGCCAACAAGCTCAAGAGATCGGGGGAGAAGGCCCCAGCACCGGACGTGGGAAGAAGCGGGGCCGCCTACCTAAGGGAAAGGAGGTGGCATCTGAGGCAGCTGCCCTGATGGAGGCCGAGCGGCCTAAGAAGAAGGTGGAGTTCGATGCACCAGAGGTCCCGAGGCCATGCAGTGTATGTGGGAAACAGTTTACGAGTTACAAGGCCTTATTCGGGCATATGAGAAGCCACCCGGATAGGCTTTGGCGGGGGGCCTTCCCTCCTCCCTCAGCCTCCCCGCCATCTTCTCCAGGTCAGGATATCGTACAGCAAGGGGAGCAACTTGCTTCAAGTTTGCTCTCCATCGGGCAAAGGATGCTTGAGGCTACCAATGAGGCCAGCGATGAAACGGCAACAACCTTATGTGATCAATCAACTCGTGGCGCCAACCCAAGAGGCCTCGATATTGATTTGAACATGCCGCTGGACCCGATACCATCCGAGCCCTCTTCTCCAGTGAAGGAGGCTGGGGGGAACAAAGAAATTGATCTCAACAAGGAGGCATCCGACGATAGCGAGGGCAACAACCAGTGA
- the LOC116199202 gene encoding disease resistance response protein 206-like: MAPYLHYTALALLVILASSPPSDHVVAAPSHHRPVGMKSLHFSFFQHETINKTGYIIVNGVPGKGVVSQTTTPFGTIFAFQDPMTVTANRSSKLVGIAEGTSITSSLDGLRSISIAKITLDLKGHKGSISVVGGTHNIKPSDHPVVGGTGDFMFVQGTVTSSPVELEGLTVVYKIEFHLYWPPYAMKT, translated from the exons ATGGCTCCCTATCTGCACTACACTGCTCTGGCTCTTCTCGTCATCCTCGCTTCTTCTCCACCCTCGGACCATGTCGTGGCAGCCCCGAGCCACCACCGTCCGGTTGGCATGAAGTCTCTCCACTTTTCGTTCTTTCAGCATGAGACGATAAATAAGACGGGGTACATCATAGTGAACGGCGTCCCGGGGAAAGGAGTTGTCAGCCAGACGACCACGCCTTTCGGCACTATCTTTGCTTTCCAGGACCCCATGACCGTCACAGCCAACCGGTCGTCCAAGTTGGTCGGAATTGCTGAGGGAACCTCTATCACATCCAG CCTTGATGGGCTTCGGAGCATATCGATAGCGAAGATCACACTCGACTTGAAAGGACACAAGGGCTCGATTTCAGTGGTTGGAGGGACACATAACATCAAGCCTTCTGACCATCCGGTGGTCGGGGGGACAGGGGATTTCATGTTTGTCCAAGGGACGGTGACCTCATCTCCGGTGGAGCTTGAAGGCCTCACCGTCGTGTACAAGATTGAGTTTCATCTTTACTGGCCTCCCTACGCAATGAAAACCTAA
- the LOC116199182 gene encoding dehydrodolichyl diphosphate synthase 6-like — MERESSIKVGYWRRFTRFLLKSILFNVLSVGPVPNHIAFIMDGNRRYAKKRNLPVGEGHQAGFISLARILGYCYELGVKYATVYAFSIDNFKRPANEVQVLMDLVLEKIDELLKKESIVTQYGIRLYFIGNLKLLSDNVREAAEKAMKVTAKNDRLVLFVCIAYTSTDEIVHAVEEACKDKLDHSQAVEQTNGSTNHWDQISQEDPEHDASAIKLVDVEKRMHMAIGPDPDILIRTSGETRLSNFLLHQSDKCLIYSPAALWPEIGLWHLVWAVLSYQRIYSYFEKKRKQI, encoded by the coding sequence ATGGAACGAGAGAGCAGCATTAAAGTAGGATACTGGCGCAGATTCACCAGGTTCTTGCTGAAATCCATATTGTTCAATGTCCTGTCCGTGGGTCCTGTTCCCAACCATATTGCTTTCATCATGGACGGTAACCGAAGGTACGCAAAGAAACGAAACCTCCCAGTAGGAGAAGGTCACCAGGCGGGGTTCATCTCGCTCGCACGGATCCTTGGCTACTGCTACGAGCTGGGAGTGAAGTATGCCACAGTCTACGCCTTCAGCATAGATAACTTCAAGAGGCCGGCCAACGAGGTCCAGGTTCTGATGGATCTGGTGCTCGAGAAGATTGATGAACTGCTCAAGAAGGAGAGCATAGTGACCCAATACGGGATTCGGTTATATTTCATCGGTAACCTGAAGCTCCTGAGCGATAACGTGAGGGAAGCGGCGGAGAAGGCCATGAAGGTCACGGCCAAGAACGACAGGCTTGTGCTCTTTGTCTGCATCGCCTATACTTCGACAGATGAGATCGTGCACGCGGTCGAGGAAGCGTGCAAGGACAAGCTTGACCATAGTCAGGCGGTTGAGCAGACAAACGGTTCGACCAATCACTGGGACCAGATATCGCAGGAAGATCCCGAACATGATGCTTCTGCAATAAAGTTGGTTGATGTCGAGAAGCGAATGCACATGGCAATAGGTCCTGATCCCGACATCTTAATACGGACCTCGGGCGAGACCCGGCTCAGCAACTTCCTCCTCCACCAGTCTGACAAGTGCCTGATCTACTCACCGGCAGCACTGTGGCCGGAGATCGGGCTGTGGCACCTCGTGTGGGCGGTGCTAAGCTACCAGAGGATCTACTCTTATTttgagaagaagaggaagcagATCTGA
- the LOC116202045 gene encoding dehydrodolichyl diphosphate synthase 6-like isoform X2, translating to MMGNGGSLMRFFLRKTMETESSVTGGYRRRFTGFLRKCMFSVLSMGPVPNHIAFIMDGNRRYAKKRNLQLGEGHRAGFASLMWILGYCYELGVKYVTIYAFSIDNFKRRPNEVQVLMDLMLEKIDELLKEESLVRQYGIQLYFIGNLKLLSDNVREAVERAMEITAKNNKLVLLICVPYTSTDEILHAVEESCQDKLDHSQAVKQTNGSTDHCNQTSQEDHEHDIKVVDIEKRMYMAAAPDLDILIRSSGETRLSNFLLYQSDKCQLYSPAALWPELGLWHFVWAVLSYQRSYSYFEKKRKQL from the exons atgatGG GTAATGGTGGCAGTCTTATGAGATTTTTCCTCAGGAAGACAATGGAAACAGAGAGCAGCGTTACAGGAGGATACCGGCGCAGATTCACTGGGTTTTTGCGGAAATGCATGTTCAGTGTTTTGTCCATGGGTCCTGTTCCCAACCATATTGCTTTCATCATGGACGGGAACCGACGGTACGCTAAGAAACGAAACCTCCAGTTAGGGGAAGGCCACCGGGCAGGGTTCGCCTCACTCATGTGGATCCTTGGCTACTGCTACGAGCTGGGTGTGAAGTATGTCACAATCTATGCCTTCAGCATTGATAACTTCAAGAGGCGGCCCAATGAGGTCCAGGTTCTGATGGACCTGATGCTTGAGAAGATTGATGAGCTGCTCAAGGAGGAGAGCTTAGTGAGGCAATACGGCATTCAGCTATATTTCATCGGTAACTTGAAGCTTCTGAGCGATAATGTGAGGGAAGCAGTAGAGAGGGCCATGGAGATCACGGCCAAGAACAACAAGCTTGTGCTCTTAATCTGCGTACCCTATACTTCAACAGATGAGATCTTGCACGCGGTCGAGGAATCGTGCCAGGACAAGCTTGACCATAGCCAGGCGGTCAAGCAGACAAATGGCTCAACCGATCACTGCAACCAAACGTCACAGGAAGATCACGAACATGATATAAAGGTGGTCGACATTGAGAAGCGGATGTACATGGCAGCGGCTCCTGATCTGGACATCTTAATAAGGAGCTCGGGTGAAACCCGACTCAGCAACTTCCTCCTCTATCAATCTGACAAGTGCCAGCTCTACTCACCAGCAGCACTGTGGCCGGAGCTCGGGCTGTGGCACTTCGTGTGGGCGGTGCTAAGCTACCAGAGGAGCTACTCTTACTtcgagaagaagaggaagcagTTGTGA
- the LOC116202045 gene encoding dehydrodolichyl diphosphate synthase 6-like isoform X1, producing the protein MKTERNGHVYIVCALVVLEFYRLLPLTVLSGNGGSLMRFFLRKTMETESSVTGGYRRRFTGFLRKCMFSVLSMGPVPNHIAFIMDGNRRYAKKRNLQLGEGHRAGFASLMWILGYCYELGVKYVTIYAFSIDNFKRRPNEVQVLMDLMLEKIDELLKEESLVRQYGIQLYFIGNLKLLSDNVREAVERAMEITAKNNKLVLLICVPYTSTDEILHAVEESCQDKLDHSQAVKQTNGSTDHCNQTSQEDHEHDIKVVDIEKRMYMAAAPDLDILIRSSGETRLSNFLLYQSDKCQLYSPAALWPELGLWHFVWAVLSYQRSYSYFEKKRKQL; encoded by the exons ATGAAGACAGAACGGAACGGACATGTGTATATAGTGTGTGCTTTGGTTGTGTTGGAGTTCTATAGGCTTTTGCCTTTGACAGTGCTCTCAG GTAATGGTGGCAGTCTTATGAGATTTTTCCTCAGGAAGACAATGGAAACAGAGAGCAGCGTTACAGGAGGATACCGGCGCAGATTCACTGGGTTTTTGCGGAAATGCATGTTCAGTGTTTTGTCCATGGGTCCTGTTCCCAACCATATTGCTTTCATCATGGACGGGAACCGACGGTACGCTAAGAAACGAAACCTCCAGTTAGGGGAAGGCCACCGGGCAGGGTTCGCCTCACTCATGTGGATCCTTGGCTACTGCTACGAGCTGGGTGTGAAGTATGTCACAATCTATGCCTTCAGCATTGATAACTTCAAGAGGCGGCCCAATGAGGTCCAGGTTCTGATGGACCTGATGCTTGAGAAGATTGATGAGCTGCTCAAGGAGGAGAGCTTAGTGAGGCAATACGGCATTCAGCTATATTTCATCGGTAACTTGAAGCTTCTGAGCGATAATGTGAGGGAAGCAGTAGAGAGGGCCATGGAGATCACGGCCAAGAACAACAAGCTTGTGCTCTTAATCTGCGTACCCTATACTTCAACAGATGAGATCTTGCACGCGGTCGAGGAATCGTGCCAGGACAAGCTTGACCATAGCCAGGCGGTCAAGCAGACAAATGGCTCAACCGATCACTGCAACCAAACGTCACAGGAAGATCACGAACATGATATAAAGGTGGTCGACATTGAGAAGCGGATGTACATGGCAGCGGCTCCTGATCTGGACATCTTAATAAGGAGCTCGGGTGAAACCCGACTCAGCAACTTCCTCCTCTATCAATCTGACAAGTGCCAGCTCTACTCACCAGCAGCACTGTGGCCGGAGCTCGGGCTGTGGCACTTCGTGTGGGCGGTGCTAAGCTACCAGAGGAGCTACTCTTACTtcgagaagaagaggaagcagTTGTGA
- the LOC116202045 gene encoding dehydrodolichyl diphosphate synthase 6-like isoform X3, with amino-acid sequence MRFFLRKTMETESSVTGGYRRRFTGFLRKCMFSVLSMGPVPNHIAFIMDGNRRYAKKRNLQLGEGHRAGFASLMWILGYCYELGVKYVTIYAFSIDNFKRRPNEVQVLMDLMLEKIDELLKEESLVRQYGIQLYFIGNLKLLSDNVREAVERAMEITAKNNKLVLLICVPYTSTDEILHAVEESCQDKLDHSQAVKQTNGSTDHCNQTSQEDHEHDIKVVDIEKRMYMAAAPDLDILIRSSGETRLSNFLLYQSDKCQLYSPAALWPELGLWHFVWAVLSYQRSYSYFEKKRKQL; translated from the coding sequence ATGAGATTTTTCCTCAGGAAGACAATGGAAACAGAGAGCAGCGTTACAGGAGGATACCGGCGCAGATTCACTGGGTTTTTGCGGAAATGCATGTTCAGTGTTTTGTCCATGGGTCCTGTTCCCAACCATATTGCTTTCATCATGGACGGGAACCGACGGTACGCTAAGAAACGAAACCTCCAGTTAGGGGAAGGCCACCGGGCAGGGTTCGCCTCACTCATGTGGATCCTTGGCTACTGCTACGAGCTGGGTGTGAAGTATGTCACAATCTATGCCTTCAGCATTGATAACTTCAAGAGGCGGCCCAATGAGGTCCAGGTTCTGATGGACCTGATGCTTGAGAAGATTGATGAGCTGCTCAAGGAGGAGAGCTTAGTGAGGCAATACGGCATTCAGCTATATTTCATCGGTAACTTGAAGCTTCTGAGCGATAATGTGAGGGAAGCAGTAGAGAGGGCCATGGAGATCACGGCCAAGAACAACAAGCTTGTGCTCTTAATCTGCGTACCCTATACTTCAACAGATGAGATCTTGCACGCGGTCGAGGAATCGTGCCAGGACAAGCTTGACCATAGCCAGGCGGTCAAGCAGACAAATGGCTCAACCGATCACTGCAACCAAACGTCACAGGAAGATCACGAACATGATATAAAGGTGGTCGACATTGAGAAGCGGATGTACATGGCAGCGGCTCCTGATCTGGACATCTTAATAAGGAGCTCGGGTGAAACCCGACTCAGCAACTTCCTCCTCTATCAATCTGACAAGTGCCAGCTCTACTCACCAGCAGCACTGTGGCCGGAGCTCGGGCTGTGGCACTTCGTGTGGGCGGTGCTAAGCTACCAGAGGAGCTACTCTTACTtcgagaagaagaggaagcagTTGTGA
- the LOC116199738 gene encoding rab escort protein 1 isoform X2: protein MTEAYPQIDPTTFDLIIVGTGLPESLIAAAASAAGKSVLHLDPNPFYGSHFASLGPDELSAFLSSSSFPPSSSSGEDPATVSLTTRPLYSNVEISSLAPETLEEHARKFNLDVAGPRVLFCADRAIDAILKWSTNHYLEFKAIDANFICVENGKLMRVPDSRSAIFKDKNLSLIEKNQLMKFLKIVQRHLDPDEDASSKVSQEDLESPFAEFLAKIKLPPKIKSFPNSPGALIYPSYGQGELPQAFCRRAAVKRCLYVLRMPVVALLIDEENGQYRGIRLASGQDLFSPKLILDPSFVFPSQAGSSPEEPVHVFSEKAVEAKVARGICITRSSLKPDISNLLVVYPPRSLYPEQDITVRVLQLGSTSAICPPGMFVLYLSALCNDATQGKKLLNTAISAIEVSQISERNAGVKNEDAEVEPPFIIWKAIFIQELSAGKYGSICSTPSPDGNLNYHDLVDAAEKLFHATYPDEAFFPETASPENADEDNCPEDDGPLEEA, encoded by the exons ATGACGGAGGCCTATCCTCAGATCGACCCCACCACATTCGACCTCATTATCGTCGGCACCGGTCTCCCGGAATCCCTGATCGCGGCCGCCGCCTCCGCCGCCGGGAAATCCGTCCTCCACCTCGATCCCAATCCCTTCTACGGCAGCCACTTCGCCTCCCTCGGCCCCGATGAACTCTCTGCCTTCCTCAGCTCCAGCTCTTTCCCTCCTTCCTCCTCCAGCGGGGAGGATCCGGCAACTGTTAGCCTGACCACTCGACCTCTCTACTCCAATGTCGAGATCTCCTCTCTTGCCCCGGAAACCCTCGAGGAACATGCCAGAAAGTTCAACCTCGATGTGGCGGGACCGAGAGTTCTTTTCTGTGCCGACAGAGCCATTGATGCCATCCTCAAATGGAGCACGAACCATTATCTAGAGTTCAAGGCGATCGACGCGAACTTCATCTGCGTCGAGAATGGAAAGCTCATGAGGGTGCCCGACTCACGGTCAGCTATTTTCAAGGATAAAAATCTCAGCTTGATAGAGAAGAATCAGCTTATGAAGTTTTTGAAGATAGTTCAGCGGCACCTCGATCCCGATGAGGACGCGAGTTCGAAGGTGTCGCAGGAGGACTTGGAGAGCCCTTTTGCTGAATTCTTGGCGAAGATTAAGTTGCCCCCGAAGATTAAATC ATTTCCAAATTCTCCTGGGGCTTTGATTTATCCAAGTTATGGTCAAGGAGAGCTACCACAGGCCTTTTGTCGCCGTGCTGCTGTTAAGCGTTGCCTCTAT GTTCTGAGGATGCCTGTGGTTGCTCTGCTTATTGATGAG GAGAATGGTCAATATAGAGGCATTAGATTAGCTTCTGGTCAGGATTTATTCAGCCCCAAATTGATTTTGGATCCATCATTTGTTTTTCCATCGCAAGCAGGATCTTCACCTGAAGAACCTGTTCACGTATTTAGTGAGAAAGCTGTGGAGGCAAAGGTGGCAAGAGGAATATGTATTACAAGGTCGTCCTTGAAGCCTGATATATCAAACCTGCTTGTGGTGTATCCACCAAGAT CGTTGTATCCAGAGCAAGATATCACAGTTCGGGTTCTTCAACTTGGCAGCACTTCAGCTATTTGTCCACCTGGGAT GTTTGTCTTGTACCTTTCAGCATTGTGTAATGATGCAACTCAAGGGAAGAAGTTACTGAATACAGCTATAAGTGCTATTGAAGTTTCTCAAATCTCTGAAAGGAATGCCGGAGTAAAAAATGAGGACGCAGAAGTAGAACCGCCTTTCATAATTTGGAAAGCGATTTTTATACAAGAGTTGTCTGCG GGAAAGTATGGATCTATCTGTTCCACTCCGTCTCCTGATGGAAATCTCAACTACCATGATCTTGTTGATGCAGCTGAAAAG CTATTTCATGCTACATATCCAGATGAGGCATTCTTTCCCGAGACAGCCTCACCCGAGAACGCTGATGAAGATAACTGTCCAGAGGATGATGGTCCATTGGAGGAGGCTTAA
- the LOC116199738 gene encoding rab escort protein 1 isoform X1, producing the protein MTEAYPQIDPTTFDLIIVGTGLPESLIAAAASAAGKSVLHLDPNPFYGSHFASLGPDELSAFLSSSSFPPSSSSGEDPATVSLTTRPLYSNVEISSLAPETLEEHARKFNLDVAGPRVLFCADRAIDAILKWSTNHYLEFKAIDANFICVENGKLMRVPDSRSAIFKDKNLSLIEKNQLMKFLKIVQRHLDPDEDASSKVSQEDLESPFAEFLAKIKLPPKIKSIIMYSIAMADHDQDVEACKNILKTKDGIDRLALFQSSVGRFPNSPGALIYPSYGQGELPQAFCRRAAVKRCLYVLRMPVVALLIDEENGQYRGIRLASGQDLFSPKLILDPSFVFPSQAGSSPEEPVHVFSEKAVEAKVARGICITRSSLKPDISNLLVVYPPRSLYPEQDITVRVLQLGSTSAICPPGMFVLYLSALCNDATQGKKLLNTAISAIEVSQISERNAGVKNEDAEVEPPFIIWKAIFIQELSAGKYGSICSTPSPDGNLNYHDLVDAAEKLFHATYPDEAFFPETASPENADEDNCPEDDGPLEEA; encoded by the exons ATGACGGAGGCCTATCCTCAGATCGACCCCACCACATTCGACCTCATTATCGTCGGCACCGGTCTCCCGGAATCCCTGATCGCGGCCGCCGCCTCCGCCGCCGGGAAATCCGTCCTCCACCTCGATCCCAATCCCTTCTACGGCAGCCACTTCGCCTCCCTCGGCCCCGATGAACTCTCTGCCTTCCTCAGCTCCAGCTCTTTCCCTCCTTCCTCCTCCAGCGGGGAGGATCCGGCAACTGTTAGCCTGACCACTCGACCTCTCTACTCCAATGTCGAGATCTCCTCTCTTGCCCCGGAAACCCTCGAGGAACATGCCAGAAAGTTCAACCTCGATGTGGCGGGACCGAGAGTTCTTTTCTGTGCCGACAGAGCCATTGATGCCATCCTCAAATGGAGCACGAACCATTATCTAGAGTTCAAGGCGATCGACGCGAACTTCATCTGCGTCGAGAATGGAAAGCTCATGAGGGTGCCCGACTCACGGTCAGCTATTTTCAAGGATAAAAATCTCAGCTTGATAGAGAAGAATCAGCTTATGAAGTTTTTGAAGATAGTTCAGCGGCACCTCGATCCCGATGAGGACGCGAGTTCGAAGGTGTCGCAGGAGGACTTGGAGAGCCCTTTTGCTGAATTCTTGGCGAAGATTAAGTTGCCCCCGAAGATTAAATC GATAATTATGTATTCAATAGCAATGGCAGATCATGATCAGGATGTGGAGGCTTGTAAGAATATACTCAAGACGAAGGATGGAATTGATCGTTTAGCACTTTTCCAATCATCAGTGGGGAG ATTTCCAAATTCTCCTGGGGCTTTGATTTATCCAAGTTATGGTCAAGGAGAGCTACCACAGGCCTTTTGTCGCCGTGCTGCTGTTAAGCGTTGCCTCTAT GTTCTGAGGATGCCTGTGGTTGCTCTGCTTATTGATGAG GAGAATGGTCAATATAGAGGCATTAGATTAGCTTCTGGTCAGGATTTATTCAGCCCCAAATTGATTTTGGATCCATCATTTGTTTTTCCATCGCAAGCAGGATCTTCACCTGAAGAACCTGTTCACGTATTTAGTGAGAAAGCTGTGGAGGCAAAGGTGGCAAGAGGAATATGTATTACAAGGTCGTCCTTGAAGCCTGATATATCAAACCTGCTTGTGGTGTATCCACCAAGAT CGTTGTATCCAGAGCAAGATATCACAGTTCGGGTTCTTCAACTTGGCAGCACTTCAGCTATTTGTCCACCTGGGAT GTTTGTCTTGTACCTTTCAGCATTGTGTAATGATGCAACTCAAGGGAAGAAGTTACTGAATACAGCTATAAGTGCTATTGAAGTTTCTCAAATCTCTGAAAGGAATGCCGGAGTAAAAAATGAGGACGCAGAAGTAGAACCGCCTTTCATAATTTGGAAAGCGATTTTTATACAAGAGTTGTCTGCG GGAAAGTATGGATCTATCTGTTCCACTCCGTCTCCTGATGGAAATCTCAACTACCATGATCTTGTTGATGCAGCTGAAAAG CTATTTCATGCTACATATCCAGATGAGGCATTCTTTCCCGAGACAGCCTCACCCGAGAACGCTGATGAAGATAACTGTCCAGAGGATGATGGTCCATTGGAGGAGGCTTAA